A section of the Cololabis saira isolate AMF1-May2022 chromosome 6, fColSai1.1, whole genome shotgun sequence genome encodes:
- the LOC133446576 gene encoding cytoplasmic protein NCK2-like isoform X1, whose amino-acid sequence MTEEVIVVAKWDYTAQQDQELDIRKNERLFLLDDSKTWWRVRNAANQTGYVPSNYVERKNSLKKGSLVKNIKDTLGLGKTKRKTSARDASPTPSSDAEYPSNGGGGGGGAAERIYDLNIPAVVKFAYTAEREDELTLLKGSRVVVMEKCSDGWWRGRQAGGSGWFPSNYVQEECGGAEDRGDLGDSSPGYQGGSPGSPLANGRGAGGRVLHLVQTLYPFSSVTDEELNFDKGEVMEVVEKPENDPEWWRCRDQRGAVGLVPKNYVAVLDERPGPPPAGSSPPQSRSLAPARSGRFAGRDWYYGNITRHQAECVLNERGEEGDFLIRDSESSPSDFSVSLKAPAKNKHFKVQQAEGVYCIGQRRFESMDELVEHYKKAPIFTSEHGEKLYLVKALL is encoded by the exons ATGACGGAGGAGGTGATTGTTGTAGCCAAGTGGGACTACACGGCCCAGCAGGACCAGGAACTTGACATCCGTAAGAACGAGCGTCTCTTCCTCCTGGACGACTCCAAGACGTGGTGGCGCGTCCGCAACGCCGCCAACCAGACGGGCTACGTGCCGTCCAACTACGTGGAGCGCAAGAACAGTCTGAAGAAGGGCTCGCTGGTCAAGAACATCAAAGACACCTTGG GTTTGGGGAAGACCAAGAGGAAGACGAGCGCTCGCGATGCTTCGCCGACGCCGAGCTCGGACGCCGAGTACCCTTCCAACGGTGGCGGTGGAGGGGGAGGAGCCGCGGAGAGGATCTACGATCTCAACATCCCGGCCGTGGTGAAGTTCGCCTACACGGCGGAGCGGGAGGACGAGCTGACCCTGCTCAAGGGCTCCCGGGTGGTGGTGATGGAGAAGTGCAGCGACGGCTGGTGGCGTGGCAGGCAGGCTGGCGGCTCGGGCTGGTTCCCCTCCAACTACGTCCAGGAGGAGTGCGGGGGCGCCGAGGACCGGGGTGACCTCGGCGACTCCTCGCCGGGCTACCAGGGCGGCTCCCCGGGGAGCCCGCTGGCCAACGGGCGCGGGGCGGGGGGGCGAGTCCTGCACCTGGTGCAGACGCTCTACCCCTTCAGCTCGGTGACGGACGAGGAGCTGAACTTTGACAAGGGcgaggtgatggaggtggtggagaagCCCGAGAACGACCCGGAGTGGTGGCGCTGCAGGGACCAGCGGGGCGCCGTGGGCCTGGTGCCCAAGAACTATGTGGCGGTGCTGGACGAGCGGCCCGGCCCGCCCCCCGCCGGCTCCAGCCCCCCCCAGAGCCGCTCGCTGGCGCCGGCGCGCTCGGGCAGGTTCGCCGGGAGGGACTGGTACTACGGAAACATCACCCGGCACCAGGCCGAGTGCGTCCTCAACgagaggggggaggagggagaCTTCCTCATCCGGGACAGCGAGTCGTCG CCCAGCGACTTCTCCGTGTCCCTGAAGGCGCCGGCCAAGAACAAGCACTTCAAGGTGCAGCAGGCGGAGGGCGTGTACTGCATCGGCCAGCGGCGGTTCGAGTCCATGGACGAGCTGGTGGAGCACTACAAGAAGGCTCCCATCTTCACCAGCGAGCACGGAGAGAAGCTGTACCTGGTGAAGGCGCTGCTGTGA
- the LOC133446576 gene encoding cytoplasmic protein NCK2-like isoform X2, with the protein MQRGLGKTKRKTSARDASPTPSSDAEYPSNGGGGGGGAAERIYDLNIPAVVKFAYTAEREDELTLLKGSRVVVMEKCSDGWWRGRQAGGSGWFPSNYVQEECGGAEDRGDLGDSSPGYQGGSPGSPLANGRGAGGRVLHLVQTLYPFSSVTDEELNFDKGEVMEVVEKPENDPEWWRCRDQRGAVGLVPKNYVAVLDERPGPPPAGSSPPQSRSLAPARSGRFAGRDWYYGNITRHQAECVLNERGEEGDFLIRDSESSPSDFSVSLKAPAKNKHFKVQQAEGVYCIGQRRFESMDELVEHYKKAPIFTSEHGEKLYLVKALL; encoded by the exons ATGCAAAGAG GTTTGGGGAAGACCAAGAGGAAGACGAGCGCTCGCGATGCTTCGCCGACGCCGAGCTCGGACGCCGAGTACCCTTCCAACGGTGGCGGTGGAGGGGGAGGAGCCGCGGAGAGGATCTACGATCTCAACATCCCGGCCGTGGTGAAGTTCGCCTACACGGCGGAGCGGGAGGACGAGCTGACCCTGCTCAAGGGCTCCCGGGTGGTGGTGATGGAGAAGTGCAGCGACGGCTGGTGGCGTGGCAGGCAGGCTGGCGGCTCGGGCTGGTTCCCCTCCAACTACGTCCAGGAGGAGTGCGGGGGCGCCGAGGACCGGGGTGACCTCGGCGACTCCTCGCCGGGCTACCAGGGCGGCTCCCCGGGGAGCCCGCTGGCCAACGGGCGCGGGGCGGGGGGGCGAGTCCTGCACCTGGTGCAGACGCTCTACCCCTTCAGCTCGGTGACGGACGAGGAGCTGAACTTTGACAAGGGcgaggtgatggaggtggtggagaagCCCGAGAACGACCCGGAGTGGTGGCGCTGCAGGGACCAGCGGGGCGCCGTGGGCCTGGTGCCCAAGAACTATGTGGCGGTGCTGGACGAGCGGCCCGGCCCGCCCCCCGCCGGCTCCAGCCCCCCCCAGAGCCGCTCGCTGGCGCCGGCGCGCTCGGGCAGGTTCGCCGGGAGGGACTGGTACTACGGAAACATCACCCGGCACCAGGCCGAGTGCGTCCTCAACgagaggggggaggagggagaCTTCCTCATCCGGGACAGCGAGTCGTCG CCCAGCGACTTCTCCGTGTCCCTGAAGGCGCCGGCCAAGAACAAGCACTTCAAGGTGCAGCAGGCGGAGGGCGTGTACTGCATCGGCCAGCGGCGGTTCGAGTCCATGGACGAGCTGGTGGAGCACTACAAGAAGGCTCCCATCTTCACCAGCGAGCACGGAGAGAAGCTGTACCTGGTGAAGGCGCTGCTGTGA